The following nucleotide sequence is from Nomascus leucogenys isolate Asia chromosome 13, Asia_NLE_v1, whole genome shotgun sequence.
gccgcctccgccggCCCGGTCTCCCCTCCGCCGCCCGCCGGGATCCATGAGCTGAACTCCCGCCCCCCCGGCCGCCGCCATCTtgtgccccctccccctcccgcaGGCAGCGCTAAGGGGGATTTTGGCGTCTTCTCAGACACAGCTCCCTCTCTCGGTCCCCGCTGCTGAGGAGCGAGAGGAGcgcggccgccgccgcccgcgccgGTGAAGCCGCCTCTCCCACACCCTCCGTCTCCTCCCTCCGCCCCTCCTTTGTCTGCACCGCTCGACGACGCCGCTGCCGCCAGCCGCTCTGCTGCGCCCGCCGCGCCCCCCGGCAGCACCCGCGGCCGCGGCGCGAGCCGGAGTCCGCCGAGCCGGAGCGCGACGAGGCCCCGGGCGCGCCCTCCCCGCTGCCGCCACCGCCGTGCTGCCGCCatccgcccgccgccgccgccgccgccgccgctgtcCGGCCCCCGAGCACGCCGGCCCCGCGCGCGCCTCGAGGCCGAGTCAAGGTAAGCCCGGCGCCGCCGCGCGCGGACCTgcggccctgccctgcctcccgACCCCGGCCCGCGCGGCCGCCAGCCCGGCCCCGGGCGCGGGCGCATTGTTGTTCGCATCGCCGCTCTCCAGCCTCACACACGCTCCTTTGCACACCCCGGCGCCGACGGGTCGCCCGTCCTGGCACGGACCGCTACCCGACTCTGCTCTGGAGGTCCAGGCGCCTCCTCCTGCAGCCCGATCCCCTTCTCCGCCCCGTGAGCCCACCGAGGCCAGCAGCCTGCCTGGCCGCCCGGAGCTTTTGCAGCTAAGGGCatctcccccaccccgcccccagccaGAACCGAGCTTCTCCCATCCCTGGAACTAATCCCGTCCGTCCCCCACCCCAAAAGGAGCCCCCCCACGCACACCCCCATGCCTGGAACCAGCCTCCTGCCAGGTCTGCCCACCCTTACCTGGGGGAGGGGGGACGGGGTTGGGGGGGCGGGGAGCATGCATGGCATGGAGTGAAAGTCTTTGCCTCCCCTGTGCAATCCTTCCTCCCCAACCTGCCAGCTTCCCTCCTGTCCTGACCACAGTTCACCACCATCCTTTTTCCCCAATCTCAGCTGCCTGGTCAGCACCTCTTTCGAACATTCTGAGCTCCAACTTTGCAGTAAGGTGGTAGAAAATGGAAATCCAGAGAGCTgcaaaaagattttcttttaatgtaatgAATGGGGAGTAGTTTTGTGAACACCCTCGTATTCACCTCTTCTTTCTTCTGGGCGGCCTGCCTGCTTTCCCCTCCCCCCCAACCTTGATCCCTGTCTGCTGGAAAAGGCGCGattgcttctcttcctcttctgcccAAGACCAAGACTCTAGGTCTGATATCCTTtttagccacacacacacacaccccacacacgaAGTCTTCTTAATCTTCTTGCTTTTACCAGTTCATCTGGACACTTCTTGCCAtaaccccatttcacagacaaagGCTTAGGAGGGAAAAAGAACCAAACTGTTTCTGTGTTTGTCATGTTAATGATGTCCATCCCCACACACCCAGTTCCCATCCCTGATGCTTCTTGTGCCTGTGTCTTGAACcttcagaatgaaaaaaaaaaaaaatctcttggatAGCTTGATACAGTTTCTTTAGAAATCTGCATTGTTGCTTCTGGTTTATGGCCATGGAGAAAATACCAGCCCCCACCCAAAATGCACCGCAGCCAAGTCGGCTAAAGGCTATGAGTGTTGGAGTCAGTAGGGGGCGCATTCTCTGCACTGGGTAAGGCTGCAGAGGGGGGAAGGGCCCCCAAGCTAGAACAGGATGTGCTTCACAGCGCCTTCTACAGACCATGGGAAAATGGGCCCAGCAAGACACACTCGCACTCTTAGTTGGTGAGCTGACAGCAACATGGCGAAGGATTAAGTGAGTCAAGAGCagtgattttacttattttaaagagCCCACCCTGCATTTTAGAAGttttctccttttactttttcaaaactgTTGGCCCCCAGTCCACATTTGTTCTTGACGAATCACCTTGGCACATCCTTGGTTCGGATTCCCTTCCTCTGGAGTTCTTCCACCTCAAGTTTTGAATGTGTCACCATATCTTTCCTAAGTCTGATGGTAAAGGAGAAGGTTTGAAACCTGAAAGTAACAGGTTTGGGGGCATAGCTGGTTAGCTCCCTTCTTCATAGGCCAAATCTTTCCAATTCCTTGAGAGTTAAAAATCATTCTTGAGAGATGTTGGATTAAGTGTGTAGATGGGTGTCATGATTTGCAAAGACTTGTTGGTAAATATCAAGCCCATGTTGGGTTCTTCATTGTCGAACTCAAGTGTTGATTGTAAAAATTTCGTTTCCCTCCAAATTTGGACTTGTAATTGCCATTCATTATCCCAGCAGCCAACCACCTTTACAAAAATGTTGATACCAGTCTTCTGTGAGCACCCATCTTCTTAGGGTGTGTTGATTTCCATAGATTTTACTCCTCTTGTTATTTCCATAGGTGTGAGATGCACAATGCGAAACCTAGGCCCCAGCTTTTACACCATGATGCGCAGGGTTGTACTTTTTGTACTGAACTGATAGGTGGCCTAGTGGTTATGCCCTGTACTACCATTTTGAGGATCTGGACTCCGTTTCCTGCCTTGCTCTTTGGACCACATTGTCAATTCACACCGGTGGGTATATTCGTTTTGGAGGGTGGGAACTGCAGCAACAGGGAAGCCAGAGACTTCCTCCTCCTTGGTCACCACCAAAACCAACACTTCCAAAATTTCAGCCTAGCCACATTCCTCAAGGAACCGGTTAGAGCTGGTTGCAGTGGTGGGTTCTGAACACTTATTAACATAAATTACTACagctttttaaagagaaatttttaCAGATGCTAATATTGTAATCATTTGCATTCTACACCCCTTTGTATAAAGTATAAGTATTCAGTTACTATTACTTTGATAACCCAATCTCTAGAGTTGCTAAGCTTCTAAAAGCCTTAAATGTCTGATGAAAACATGCTTTTCCATGAACTTGTTCTTGCTACCAAAGATTGACAGTGGTTGATGTTTGTGGGTACCTTTAAGACTTTGTTACAAGTATGTTACATAAATACAGCAAGATAAGTTTATGGGGAACTGAATGGGGGTATTCTTTGATACCTAGTTAACCAGTTGGTGCTTAACAGGATAATTTTTCATTGGAGAATTGCTACCAAGTAACATTTTGGTGAGTGAAAAGGAGGCCCTTTGGTACAGGTATTTGACTAGAGACATTGCTTCTACAATTTCTTAGTCATTGTGAAAAACCACATATTTAAATgggattatttaaatttttaaatactgtataGTATTTGTAGGCAGGtatagtttttatctttatttggtGTTTTATATGCCGTTAAGTTCTGAAAATGAGCATGTAATTTGAAGACAACTTTTTTGAGGGAATGTTTGAAATGAAGTTTGTCGAGGGGCTTTTGTTTGATTTAGCAAATGAGATACAGTATTGAATGATGTCCTAAGTGGTAACAGCCATTTTCCCTTAAAGGAAAACTTGCTGTGAGCTCTTAGAAAGCATGTATTCTACAGTTTCAAAGGTTTCTTGGTTTTAACACTCAAAAAATAAGgtgaggccaggtgaggtggctcacgcctgtaatcccaaaactttgggaggctgaggcaggaggatcacttgaggccagaagttcaagaccagcttgggcaacataatgagaccctgtctctaccaaaaaaaaagtgaaacaattgGGCTTGAAGACTGGAATTTATAGTAGGTAAACTATATACTTCATTAAAGTATAGTAAAAGGCTCAATTAACTAGAGAATGGGTATTCTGTTTAACTGAACTTTAAGTAAAAATTCCTTCTTTATCTTGGCCTTTGTTGAAAAATTTCCTGAGACTAGCTTATCAGGAGCTATATATTGAAACTAAACTCTTTGATTTTGGTTCTTATAGTCCCTGTATAGAAAATATAGGAGATTGGGCTGAAAATCTGTTAATGACCCTTGGCCCTTCCAACCTTGGAAGTCATTGATTTTATACATGCCCACTgtgaatttgttttgctttgcttaagtttatctatttctccttatACCAGAGTGCAGGAAGAGTTTTAatactatttataataaaataagaacttCACAACCTTGAACAGATTGTTTTGGTACCACTTGCAAGTAACCAACCAATAGGCTTTTATCAGGCAAAAATggcttattatttatatttgattatTAAAAGCATAGGTATATAAGGCATACTATGTGAAGTTGTTGCTTTCCTTGTAACTACTTACAAGTTTTGAAAGTATTAAAAAGTTagtattttgaaaactaaaatactCAGCAGTTTATTGGTTGAATAAGATGATACTGgctacaaattttattttgaaaattgcaaCTTAATAAGGAAGATAGCTGTTTTGTAAAGGAGAAAGTAGAGATTGATACTTcatagggtaaaaaaaaaaacttcatttgtgtttcttcttttgagaatcatATATAAGTAACAAAATTGCATAAATTGTAATAGACCTAGGCCAGTTGATTTCATAattggggtgtgtgtatgtatgtacacatacacataaaatacatgtgGGTTTTCTAGAGCTGGAAATGATTGTCATGTTAAATACAGATGAAAAGTTCAAGTATCAGGTGTAGTTTGGGGAAAGTACATTTAGTTTTGAGATGTAGTTTGGGGACAATACATCTAagtgtagtaaaaaaaaaatactagaattaaactttatatacatattttttccaagTAACCCATTTAAATCTTagtgaaataaagatttttaaagtgatatgaaagaaaaaaattggaagttTTTATTTTGCAACATTAGAAGCATTATTGTGGTTTACACCAAAGTACCCATGACTGTTGTGTAAATAAGCTACTTGTTCAACCTGGAGTTCcaaaggactttttaaaagagCATCATAAAGTCTGTTATGTCTTACATAACGTAAAATAACTTTCAGTGGGAGTTTAACCTTCATTCTCTTGCCTGAGAGGCATGTACATTAAGAGAAACATTGCTCCCCTATgtgtaaataatttaattatagttGGATTCACAGAGCTTGACTTGTTATTAGCATTGTATAA
It contains:
- the LOC105740699 gene encoding circumsporozoite protein-like produces the protein MAAARRWRQRGGRARGLVALRLGGLRLAPRPRVLPGGAAGAAERLAAAASSSGADKGGAEGGDGGCGRGGFTGAGGGGRAPLAPQQRGPREGAVSEKTPKSPLALPAGGGGGTRWRRPGGREFSSWIPAGGGGETGPAEAAAATGGGGG